A single genomic interval of Symphalangus syndactylus isolate Jambi chromosome 18, NHGRI_mSymSyn1-v2.1_pri, whole genome shotgun sequence harbors:
- the LOC129468037 gene encoding LOW QUALITY PROTEIN: uncharacterized protein (The sequence of the model RefSeq protein was modified relative to this genomic sequence to represent the inferred CDS: inserted 1 base in 1 codon): protein MYQTGSRREDASEIQASREQFPVDFGMEGDAETNVLECANQRLVISETDGEILTPGWDTQDRMGVESRTNIQELGNRNQREAGGKNIPETQAHMGENQEQLRCKIDAETQTPEWENQDKNGSEDAVETQTFERKDKKEAGGEDGEEIQAQGLGKQGQTGDENSEETQTPQWEKQDQMKGDADVEIQTEEGRNKDQVGGQDAAQTQSCGRENVGEVKEENSVETQALDWGKQECVGNGNVTKIQTPRWEKHDQGGSKKAKKTQASGGENQKQLSHETQVGWGNKGLRRGEDAKETQIATKKKLREIREKDWVVIQALWWGNRRQVVSEIYREFEILCWENQNWIGGEHRAEIQASEKRDQRKDGCEYGTNILAPEAEIQEQLKGETVVETQSNEPLREEDGTDIQSLGRREVKGEDDKETHELGGKNQGQLGNEFSGKIHIPKGKNQEHIRGKDGAHTQTSESGNWGKLTSQIDGEMHSAEWKKDEQIGGENGAEIQIQGKRNLREIGGEDGVKTWALGKETQSQFRSDLGRKILLSEWKSQEQMGSENGTEIQAPVERNQRGPGTEDSVKTQRPKRENEDQLDSEIGGSHSPGRRNWELTGKDVAENQASEKKNQTEVGNEDSRMIWRLRGNNWRLRAKNQRLLKSKGNGKTRLLEWKNQKQGGGGNDEEIQIQGKRNLRGTTSDDGTETQAPAGDDQGQLRGEIDEEIQVQVRRNKDEGGVEDVAELQDIGSQRKCTDEDAGGPRAPRGGKKDLVRGEDAVRNTLQVECFGSERPTGRRHSLPWPLAFTGYGCGTWEQERAVAVNGFISAPCPEMNPLPHRGEVFLLVGGEREHLASQGTTPARDYRVGISPASQQAQPESRRRRQRDKGVDPEKALSLTRQSPNPPSLTAPLGMPFACPCLPRGPAPEAAIILAGPPTALTVLPKGTGLKKSKRLLLESLMRRRIAHLKWGLPRRILESYFLFNFLGSCSLTLSGARLPGLNTGPELQAQQERYCEAQGSPSGLKSQERFQRVQRPDRKSSKLPIQARALERNRQHRSEPXEHFHPA, encoded by the exons ATGTACCAGACAGGGAGCAGACGGGAGGATGCTTCAGAAATCCAGGCATCTAGGGAGCAGTTCCCAGTAGACTTTGGAATGGAGGGTGATGCAGAGACTAACGTGTTGGAGTGTGCAAACCAGAGACTAGTAATAAGTGAAACTGATGGCGAGATCTTGACACCAGGGTGGGACACCCAGGACCGGATGGGAGTTGAGAGTAGAACCAACATTCAGGAACTAGGGAATAGAAACCAGAGGGAGGCTGGAGGTAAGAATATCCCTGAAACCCAGGCACATATGGGAGAGAACCAAGAACAGTTAAGATGTAAAATTGATGCAGAGACCCAAACACCTGAGTGGGAGAACCAGGATAAGAATGGAAGTGAGGATGCTGTGGAGACCCAGACATTTGAGAGGAAGGACAAGAAAGAGGCTGGAggggaggatggggaggagaTCCAGGCTCAAGGATTGGGGAAGCAAGGCCAGACTGGAGATGAGAATAGTGAGGAGACCCAGACACCACAGTGGGAGAAACAAGATCAGATGAAAGGTGATGCGGATGTGGAAATTCAGACGGAAGAGGGGAGAAACAAGGACCAGGTTGGAGGTCAGGATGCTGCACAAACCCAATCATGTGGGAGGGAGAACGTGGGAGAAGTAAAAGAAGAGAATAGTGTAGAGACCCAGGCCTTGGATTGGGGAAAACAGGAATGTGTTGGAAATGGGAATGTTACAAAGATCCAGACACCAAGGTGGGAGAAGCATGATCAAGGTGGAAGTAAGAAAGCTAAGAAGACCCAAGCATCTGGAGGAGAGAACCAGAAACAACTAAGTCATGAAACTCAAGTGGGGTGGGGAAATAAGGGCCTGAGAAGAGGTGAAGATGCTAAGGAAACCCAGATAGCTACCAAGAAGAAGCTCAGGGAGATAAGAGAGAAGGATTGGGTGGTGATCCAGGCACTATGGTGGGGAAACCGGAGACAAGTAGTAAGTGAAATTTATAGAGAATTTGAGATACTCTGTTGGGAGAATCAGAACTGGATTGGAGGTGAACATAGAGCAGAAATTCAGGCATCAGAGAAGAGAGACCAGAGAAAGGATGGATGTGAGTATGGCACAAATATCCTGGCACCTGAGGCTGAGATCCAGGAACAATTAAAAGGTGAAACTGTTGTGGAGACTCAGAGCAATGAGCCACTTAGAGAAGAAGATGGTACAGACATTCAGTCACTAGGGAGGAGAGAGGTTAAAGGTGAGGATGATAAAGAGACCCACGAACTTGGGGGGAAAAATCAGGGTCAGTTAGGAAATGAATTTAGTGGAAAGATTCACATACCAAAGGGGAAGAATCAGGAACATATTAGAGGCAAAGATGGTGCACATACCCAGACATCTGAGTCAGGGAACTGGGGCAAATTAACAAGTCAAATTGATGGGGAAATGCATTCAGCAGAATGGAAGAAAGATGAGCAGATTGGAGGTGAGAATGGGGCAGAAATTCAGATACAAGGGAAGAGAAACCTGAGAGAAATTGGAGGTGAGGATGGTGTAAAGACCTGGGCACTTGGGAAAGAAACCCAGAGTCAGTTTAGAAGTGATCTTGGTAGAAAGATCCTTTTATCAGAGTGGAAGAGCCAGGAGCAGATGGGAAGTGAGAATGGAACAGAAATTCAGGCTCCAGTGGAGAGAAACCAGAGAGGACCTGGAACTGAGGACAGTGTAAAGACTCAGAGACctaagagagagaatgaggaccAGTTAGATAGTGAAATTGGAGGGAGCCATTCACCAGGGAGGAGGAACTGGGAGCTGACTGGAAAGGATGTTGCAGAAAATCAGGCATCAGAGAAGAAAAACCAGACAGAGGTTGGAAACGAGGACAGTAGAATGATCTGGAGGCTTCGGGGAAACAACTGGAGGCTTAGAGCAAAGAACCAGAGACTGTTAAAAAGTAAAGGTAATGGAAAGACCCGTTTATTAGAGTGGAAGAACCAGAAACAGGGTGGAGGTGGGAATGATGAAGAAATTCAAATACAGGGGAAGAGAAACCTGAGAGGGACCACAAGTGATGATGGTACAGAGACCCAGGCTCCTGCAGGAGATGACCAGGGACAGTTAAGAGGTGAAATTGATGAAGAGATCCAGGTACAAGTGCGACGAAATAAGGATGAGGGTGGAGTTGAGGACGTTGCAGAACTCCAGGATATAGGAAGCCAGAGAAAGTGCACAGATGAGGATGCTGGAGGGCCTCGAGCACcaaggggaggaaagaaggatCTGGTCAGAGGAGAGGATGCTGTGAGGAACACTCTCCAAGTCGAATGTTTTGGGAGTGAGAGGCCCACAGGCAGGAGGCACAGCCTACCATGGCCTCTAGCCTTCACTGGCTATGGATGTGGGACCTGGGAACAGGAACGGGCAGTGGCTGTGAATGGTTTCATCTCTGCCCCCTGTCCTGAGATGAATCCTCTCCCGCACCGGGGTGAAGTCTTCCTGCtggtgggtggggagagagagcatcTGGCCAGCCAGGGCACAACCCCTGCCAGGGATTATAGAGTGGGGATCAGTCCAGCCTCCCAGCAGGCCCAACCTGAATCCCGGAGAAGACGACAAAGGGACAAAGGGGTGGATCCAGAGAAGGCCCTCAGCCTGACTCGGCAGTCCCCAAACCCTCCGTCTCTGACTGCTCCCTTGGGCATGCCCTTTGCCTGCCCCTGTCTCCCGCGTGGCCCAGCCCCGGAAGCTGCCATCATTCTGGCGGGTCCTCCCACCGCCCTCACTGTCCTGCCCAAGGGGACAGGCCTCAAGAAGAGCAAACGACTGCTCCTGGAGTCCCTCATGCGGAGGAGGATTGCACACCTGAAGTGGGGTCTTCCCCGGCGGATCCTGGAGTCCTATTTCCTGTTTAACTTCTTAGGATCTTGCTCATTGACCCTTTCTGGGGCGAGGCTCCCTGGACTGAACACAGGCCCGGAGCTCCAAGCGCAGCAGGAAAGGTATTGTGAGGCCCAAGGCTCCCCATCAGGCCTTAAGTCCCAAGAGAGGTTCCAGAGGGTTCAGCGCCCAGACAGAAAAAGCTCAAAACTTCCTATACAAGCCAGAGCTCTGGAGAGGAACAGACAGCACAGGTCAGAGC ATGAGCATTTCCATCCAGCCTGA